Proteins encoded by one window of Paenibacillus urinalis:
- a CDS encoding F0F1-type ATP synthase — protein sequence MRITDYAILFVLIFFPAFWFYSMDLKDEAEAVWLEQQYTQAVQTAVQDASSVMNLNEDPLLETSYASSKFTRVDKELLLDTFMHTISLNFGLDEDRSAQNVFMTYLPALLVIDYDGYYIYQSAPYTNEEGWNAEEHLWTEKKMYIYADDLGNTVRFTLDDYVYAYEHSTGQWVEGYLDEIRSLTRIPLLQDADAFDQVRRQTIVSEIQDDLAYAIHNHNEKALRNGYAYQFTLPVIPQEEWYNTIDDVGVMAFIQGIPVGSGYYNNYAFSGGRLVKTTPIVGGIDAETGIKYYYPSTCNLEFVPMERFTTSKEAAAAGYFEHGCMNNARR from the coding sequence ATGAGGATTACTGATTATGCCATCCTCTTCGTCCTCATCTTCTTTCCTGCATTCTGGTTCTATAGTATGGACCTAAAGGATGAAGCCGAGGCTGTATGGCTGGAGCAGCAATATACGCAGGCTGTTCAGACAGCGGTTCAGGACGCAAGCAGTGTGATGAATTTGAATGAAGATCCTCTGCTCGAAACAAGCTATGCCTCATCCAAATTTACAAGAGTAGACAAGGAGCTTCTGCTAGACACTTTTATGCATACGATCTCCCTCAATTTTGGATTGGATGAAGATCGATCAGCACAAAATGTTTTCATGACATATTTGCCTGCACTTCTGGTCATTGATTATGACGGCTATTACATCTATCAGAGTGCTCCCTATACGAATGAGGAAGGCTGGAATGCAGAAGAGCATCTATGGACTGAGAAAAAAATGTACATCTATGCGGATGATCTGGGGAATACGGTTCGATTTACATTAGATGATTATGTATATGCATATGAGCACAGCACGGGTCAATGGGTGGAAGGGTATCTGGATGAAATACGATCTCTCACCCGTATCCCACTCCTACAAGATGCTGATGCCTTTGATCAAGTAAGAAGACAAACAATTGTCAGTGAGATTCAGGATGATCTCGCGTACGCCATTCATAATCATAATGAAAAAGCTCTGCGTAATGGCTATGCTTATCAATTTACTCTTCCAGTTATTCCACAGGAGGAATGGTACAACACCATTGATGATGTGGGAGTGATGGCGTTCATCCAAGGAATTCCGGTTGGATCCGGATATTACAATAATTATGCATTTTCGGGAGGCAGGCTCGTGAAGACGACTCCAATTGTAGGTGGAATTGATGCAGAGACAGGGATTAAATACTATTATCCAAGCACCTGTAATCTTGAATTTGTACCGATGGAGCGATTTACAACGTCTAAGGAAGCGGCAGCTGCGGGTTATTTTGAACATGGATGCATGAATAATGCACGTCGGTAG